The following proteins are encoded in a genomic region of Gossypium raimondii isolate GPD5lz unplaced genomic scaffold, ASM2569854v1 Contig00296, whole genome shotgun sequence:
- the LOC128038564 gene encoding protein Ycf2-like has product MMQNGSCSIVDQRNLYEKYESEFEEGEGEGVLDPQQIEEDLFNHIVWAPRIWRPWGFLFDCIERPNELGFPYWAGSFRGKRIIYDEKDELQENDSAFLQSGTMQYQARDRSSKEQGFFRISQFIWDPADPLFFLFKDQPFVSVFSHREFFADEEMSKGLLTSQTDPPTSIYKRWFIKNTQEKHFELLIHRQRWLRTNSSLSNGFSLTEPNSILIVLFRSKDIHGAVRPIQIFTTEKYWILFRIGPERRRKAGMPPGVYY; this is encoded by the exons ATGATGCAAAATGGATCTTGTTCTATCGTTGATCAGAGAAATCTCTATGAAAAATACGAATCGGAGTTTGAAGAAGGGGAAGGAGAAGGAGTACTCGACCCGCAACAGATAGAGGAGGATTTATTCAATCACATAGTTTGGGCTCCTAGGATATGGCGCCCTTGGGGCTTTCTATTTGATTGTATCGAAAGGCCAAATGAATTGGGATTTCCCTATTGGGCCGGGTCATTTCGGGGCAAGCGGATCATTTATGATGAAAAGGATGAGCTTCAAGAGAATGATTCGGCGTTCTTGCAGAGTGGAACCATGCAGTACCAGGCACGAGATAGATCTTCCAAAGAACAAGGCTTTTTTCGAATAAGCCAATTCATTTGGGATCCTGCGGATCCACTCTTTTTCCTATTCAAAGATCAGCCCTTTGTCTCTGTGTTTTCACACCGAGAATTCTTTGCAGATGAAGAGATGTCAAAGGGGCTTCTTACTTCCCAAACAGATCCTCCTACATCTATATATAAACGCTGGTTTATCAAGAATACGCAAGAAAAGCACTTCGAATTATTGATTCATCGCCAGAGATGGCTTAGAACCAATAGTTCATTATCTAATGGATTTTCC TTGACCGAGCCTAATTCTATTCTAATTGTTTTGTTCCGAAGCAAAGATATCCACGGGGCGGTTCGCCCTATTCAGATATTCACGACCGAGAAGTACTGGATTCTCTTTCGGATAGGTCCTGAAAGGAGAAGGAAAGCTGGAATGCCACCAGGCGTCTATTATTGA